Proteins from a single region of Pelotomaculum isophthalicicum JI:
- a CDS encoding TolC family protein has translation MKKYLISIAIFLFAILVAMPALAADPAKPELTLNDAIARALANSNAVKKATVEIDRTKELRDDAADSIHFTPSTPPGDPATERAWANVVSADLTWRMTYKTLSVQQDSLALSTCKKYWGIQQAIATLDADKAALKQADLDLQKARAQRRVGLISDGDVITAESKYATAKSTADKAQNDLDNDYVAFNQTIGLNPQDRPVLTDELKLEPLEKNLDLDVVVSRAIDSSPSIWLATEKVKIQEYAKDSMFYTGSYNPYIAREDAVKQAIYDSMSAKDAAELLTRNLYYSIRSLEDNSPAAEQAVKKAEEDLRVANVKYQVGMNTRADVAAAESALVQAKKSLLDLKANHAYLKLAFQKPWAYSGGSSSGTD, from the coding sequence TTGAAGAAGTATTTGATAAGTATTGCTATATTCCTGTTTGCGATACTGGTGGCCATGCCGGCCTTGGCTGCGGATCCGGCCAAGCCGGAGCTGACACTGAATGACGCTATTGCGCGCGCCTTGGCGAACAGTAACGCGGTTAAAAAGGCCACTGTGGAAATTGACCGGACCAAGGAACTGCGGGATGATGCGGCGGACAGTATTCACTTTACGCCTTCCACACCGCCGGGCGATCCCGCGACTGAGCGGGCCTGGGCAAATGTAGTATCAGCCGATCTCACCTGGCGGATGACTTACAAGACTCTGTCAGTGCAGCAGGACAGCCTGGCCCTGAGCACCTGTAAAAAGTATTGGGGCATCCAGCAGGCGATAGCCACGCTGGATGCAGACAAGGCGGCCTTGAAGCAGGCTGATTTGGACCTGCAAAAGGCCAGAGCACAGCGCAGGGTGGGCTTGATTTCAGATGGTGACGTGATCACTGCGGAATCCAAGTATGCAACGGCAAAATCGACCGCAGACAAGGCGCAAAACGACCTTGATAATGATTATGTTGCTTTTAATCAAACTATCGGCTTAAATCCGCAGGATCGCCCTGTTTTGACAGACGAATTAAAATTAGAGCCACTGGAAAAGAACCTTGACCTCGATGTTGTCGTGAGCCGTGCCATCGACAGCAGCCCTTCCATATGGCTGGCCACCGAGAAGGTAAAAATACAGGAATACGCCAAGGATTCCATGTTTTATACAGGGTCATACAATCCGTATATAGCGCGTGAAGACGCTGTGAAACAAGCCATATACGATTCAATGAGCGCTAAGGATGCGGCGGAATTGCTGACCAGAAATCTATACTACTCAATTCGTTCACTTGAAGATAACAGTCCCGCCGCCGAGCAGGCGGTGAAAAAAGCGGAGGAAGATCTGCGCGTGGCCAATGTAAAATACCAGGTCGGCATGAACACCCGCGCGGATGTGGCCGCGGCGGAGTCTGCCCTGGTGCAGGCCAAGAAAAGTTTAC